The Bradyrhizobium diazoefficiens genome contains the following window.
CAAGCAAACCCAGATCTACAACCGAACCCGTCAAGCCCAGATCACCAAGGAGCTGATCGAGATCATCTCCGGCGCCGAGGCGGTCTGACGCACGAACTCACGACGGTCGTTCAAGTACAGAATTTTCGAAGGAGAGCTTCATGGCTACAGCAGCTAACCCGGTCGGTCGCGTCACCCAGGTCATGGGCGCCGTCGTCGACGTTCAGTTCGAGGGCCACCTCCCGGCCATTCTCAATTCGCTGGAAACCAGGAACGGCAACATCCGCCTCGTGCTGGAAGTTGCGCAACATCTCGGTGAGTCCACCGTGCGCACGATCGCGATGGACGTGACCGAAGGTCTGGTGCGCGGCCAGGATGTGACCGACACCGGCCAGCCGATCGAGGTTCCGGTGGGCGCCGGCACGCTCGGACGCATCATGAACGTCATCGGCGAGCCGATCGACGAAGCGGGCCCGATCCCGTCCGAAGGCAAGCGCGCCATCCACCAGGAAGCGCCGACCTACACGGACCAGGCCACCGAGGCCGAGATTCTCGTCACCGGTATCAAGGTCGTCGACTTGCTCGCGCCTTACGCCAAGGGCGGCAAGATCGGCCTGTTCGGCGGCGCGGGCGTCGGCAAGACCGTGCTGATTCAGGAATTGATCAACAACGTCGCTAAGGCGCACGGCGGCAATTCGGTGTTCGCCGGCGTCGGCGAGCGCACCCGCGAAGGCAATGATCTCTATCACGAGTTCATCGAATCCAAGGTCAACGCCGACCCGCACAATCCCGACCCGAGCGTGAAGTCGAAGTGCGCGCTGGTGTTCGGCCAGATGAACGAGCCGCCCGGTGCTCGCATGCGCGTCGCGCTGTCCGGCCTGACGGTTGCCGAGCACTTCCGCGACCAGGGCCAGGACGTGCTGTTCTTCATCGACAATATCTTCCGCTTCACGCAGGCGGGCTCGGAAGTGTCGGCGTTGCTCGGCCGCATTCCGTCCGCGGTGGGTTATCAGCCGACGCTTGCTACCGACATGGGCGCGCTGCAGGAGCGTATTACCACCACGAACAAGGGCTCGATCACCTCGGTGCAGGCGATCTACGTGCCGGCTGACGACTTGACCGACCCGGCGCCGGCGACGTCGTTCGCGCATTTGGATGCGACCACGGTGCTGAACCGCGCGATCTCGGAAAAAGGCATCTATCCGGCGGTCGATCCGCTCGACTCCACCTCGCGCATGCTGCAGGCGAATATCGTCGGCGAAGAGCACTATACGACCGCGCGCATGGTCCAGCAGGTGCTGCAGCGCTACAAGTCGCTCCAGGACATCATCGCCATTCTCGGCATGGACGAGCTTTCGGAAGAGGACAAGCTGACGGTGGCCCGCGCCCGCAAGATCGAGCGCTTCCTGTCGCAGCCGTTCCACGTCGCCGAAATCTTCACCGGCTCGCCCGGCAAGTTCGTCGACCTCGCGGACACCATCAAGGGCTTCCGCGGCCTCTGCGAAGGCAAGTATGACCATTTGCCGGAAGCCGCCTTCTATATGGTCGGCACCATCGAAGAAGCCGTCGAGAAGGGCAAGAAGCTCGCCACTGAAGCTGCCTAACAGCGACCAGCTGCGCCGTCACTCTGAGGTGCGAGCGCAGCGAGCCTCGAAGGGTATTCTTTCTCATCCTTCGAGGGCCGCAAGCGCGGCCACCTCAGGATGACGACCGCCTTGTTCGCGCGAAACGGATTTTACGATGGCCACCTTCCACTTCGATCTCGTCTCTCCGGAAAAGCTCGCCTTCTCGGGCGAGGTCGACCAGGTCGACATTCCCGGCGTCGAAGGTGACTTCGGCGTGCTGGCGGGTCATGCGCCGCTCGTGGCTGCGATCCGTCCCGGCATCCTCACCATCACCAGCGGCGGCAAGCACGAGAAGATCATCGTGCTCGGCGGCCTCGCGGAAGTCTCCGAGAAGGGCCTGACCGTGCTCGCCGACGTCGCGACGGAGCTGGCCGAGCTCGATCGCGCCCGGTTCGCCGAGACCATCTCGGAGATGGAAGAGGGGCTGAAGGAGAAGGAAGGCACTGAACTGGATCAGGCGATCGAGCGCCTCGACCACTTCAAGAGCATCCAGCACGAGCTCGGCACGACGGCGATGCACTGATTCTTCACGCCTCGCCGGTCGTCTAAAAACCGTAACAATATCAGCGCTCGTCACGGAAGTGGCGGGCGCTGAAACTTTGTTGCACCGCGCCGCCGATAGCGGCATTCTGCCGCCGCGAGCGAGGTTCCAGGGC
Protein-coding sequences here:
- the atpD gene encoding F0F1 ATP synthase subunit beta, which gives rise to MATAANPVGRVTQVMGAVVDVQFEGHLPAILNSLETRNGNIRLVLEVAQHLGESTVRTIAMDVTEGLVRGQDVTDTGQPIEVPVGAGTLGRIMNVIGEPIDEAGPIPSEGKRAIHQEAPTYTDQATEAEILVTGIKVVDLLAPYAKGGKIGLFGGAGVGKTVLIQELINNVAKAHGGNSVFAGVGERTREGNDLYHEFIESKVNADPHNPDPSVKSKCALVFGQMNEPPGARMRVALSGLTVAEHFRDQGQDVLFFIDNIFRFTQAGSEVSALLGRIPSAVGYQPTLATDMGALQERITTTNKGSITSVQAIYVPADDLTDPAPATSFAHLDATTVLNRAISEKGIYPAVDPLDSTSRMLQANIVGEEHYTTARMVQQVLQRYKSLQDIIAILGMDELSEEDKLTVARARKIERFLSQPFHVAEIFTGSPGKFVDLADTIKGFRGLCEGKYDHLPEAAFYMVGTIEEAVEKGKKLATEAA
- a CDS encoding F0F1 ATP synthase subunit epsilon gives rise to the protein MATFHFDLVSPEKLAFSGEVDQVDIPGVEGDFGVLAGHAPLVAAIRPGILTITSGGKHEKIIVLGGLAEVSEKGLTVLADVATELAELDRARFAETISEMEEGLKEKEGTELDQAIERLDHFKSIQHELGTTAMH